CTGCCGCTCGGCATGACGGCGCATGTGGTCTACGATGCGCTCGACCCCGACGCGCCGGCAACCGTGTCCCCCGAGGCGATCGCCCATATTCGCCGGGGGATCGGATTCGCCGGGTTCCTGATGAGCGACGATATTTCGATGGAGGCGCTCGCCGGGACCCTGGAAGAGCGCTGCAGGGCGAGCCTGCGGGCAGGATGCGATGCGGTCTTGCATTGCAATGGCAAACTCGCCGAGATGGAGGTGGTGGCCGGGGCGTGCGGCACCCTGTCGGAAGAAACGCTTGCCCGCGCCGCCCGGGCACTGGCCCGCCGTTGCCCGCCGGAACCCGTCGAAACCGGTGCGTTGGTGGCCGAACTCGACCAGTTGCTGGGAAAGAGGGGCGATGTCTGACCACGGGGGCGACAGTTTCGGACCGGAGCCGGGGCGCGACCCGGTTGCGCTGCGGCGCGCGGCCGAGGCGCTGATCGTCGACGTGGACGGGTTCGAGGGCCCGCTCGACATGCTCCTGACGCTGGCCCGCGGCCAGAAAGTGGACCTGCGCCGGATCTCGGTTCTGCACCTCGCCGAGCAGTATCTCGCCTTCGTCGAAAAGGCCAAGGCGCTTCGGATCGAACTGGCCGCCGACTATCTGGTGATGGCTGCCTGGCTGGCCTTTCTCAAGTCGCGCCTACTGCTGCCGCCCGATCCCGAGGACGAGGGCCCGTCGGGCGAGGAATTGGCCGCGCATCTGGCCTTTCAACTGGAGCGGCTGGAGGCGATGCGCAGTGCCGCCGCGCGGCTGATGGGCCGCGACCGCAAGGGGCGCGACTTCTTTGCCCGCGGCATCCCCGAGGATGTCATGCGCATCCGCACCGTGCGCTATACCGCGACGCTTCTGGACCTGATGCAGGCCTATGCCCGCATCCGCACCAAGGACGAATTCCGCCCCTATGTCTTCGACCGCGACGCGGTCTACACGATGGAAGAGGCGCTGGAGAGGATGCGCGGGCTTCTTGGCTATGCGGGCGAGTGGATCGACCTGGCCACCTGGCTGCCCGAGGGATGGGAGGCCGATCCGGTGCGCCGCCGCGCCGCGACGGCCGCGCATTTCGCGGCGAGCCTGGAGCTTGCCAAGCAGGGCCATGTGGAAATTCGCCAGTCCGACACTTTCGCCCCGATCCATATCCGTCGGAAGGGGTCGTGATGACCGAGCGCGACACCGAGCGGGAGGACAGCCTCTTCGAGGCTCCGCCCATGGCCGAACAGGAGCGCATGGTCGAGGCGATCCTGTTCGCCTCGGCCGAGCCGTTGCGCGTGGCCGAGTTGAACGCCCGCATGCCCCATGGCTGCGACGCGGCCGAGGCCCTGACGCATCTGAAGCGCCGCTATGAAGGGCGCGGTGTGCGGCTGGTGCGCGTGGGCGAGTCGTGGGCGTTCCGCACCGCGCCCGACCTGGGCTTCCTGATGCAGAAGGAAACGGTCGAGACCCGCAAGCTGTCGCGCGCGGCGATCGAGACACTGG
This genomic window from Rhodovulum sp. ES.010 contains:
- a CDS encoding ScpA family protein, whose amino-acid sequence is MSDHGGDSFGPEPGRDPVALRRAAEALIVDVDGFEGPLDMLLTLARGQKVDLRRISVLHLAEQYLAFVEKAKALRIELAADYLVMAAWLAFLKSRLLLPPDPEDEGPSGEELAAHLAFQLERLEAMRSAAARLMGRDRKGRDFFARGIPEDVMRIRTVRYTATLLDLMQAYARIRTKDEFRPYVFDRDAVYTMEEALERMRGLLGYAGEWIDLATWLPEGWEADPVRRRAATAAHFAASLELAKQGHVEIRQSDTFAPIHIRRKGS